A window of Amycolatopsis australiensis contains these coding sequences:
- a CDS encoding pyruvate carboxylase — MFRKVLVANRGEIAIRAFRAGYELGAGTVAVFPHEDRNSLHRLKADEAYEIGEPGHPVRAYLSVDEIVAAAKKAGADAVYPGYGFLSENPDLARACEEAGITFVGPSADILELTGNKARAVKAAREAGVPVLGSSEPSSDVDTLVAAAEELGFPVFVKAVAGGGGRGMRRVEDPALLRESIEAAAREAESAFGDPTVFLEKAVVEPRHIEVQILADGEGNVIHLFERDCSVQRRHQKVIELAPAPNLDPELRMRICADAVKFARQIGYRNAGTVEFLLDKQGKHVFIEMNPRIQVEHTVTEEVTDVDLVQSQLRIAAGETLADLGLSQDKIYLRGAALQCRITTEDPANGFRPDTGMISAYRSPGGSGIRLDGGTAFSGTEISAHFDSLLVKLTCRGRDFDTAVGRARRAVAEFRIRGVATNIPFLQAVLDDPDFRAGRVTTSFIEERPHLLTARSSADRGTKLLTYLADQTVNKPHGERPKTPDATLKLPKLPEDAQPAPGSKQKLAELGPAGFAEWLRKSPHIGVTDTTFRDAHQSLLATRVRTKDLLAVAPVVANTLPQLLSLECWGGATYDVALRFLAEDPWERLAALREAVPNICLQMLLRGRNTVGYTPYPTEVTTAFVDEATKTGIDIFRIFDALNDVEQMRPAIEAVRETGTAVAEVALCYTSDLSDPGEKLYTLDYYLKLAEQIVGAGAHVLAIKDMAGLLRAPAATKLVTALRKEFDLPVHIHTHDTAGGQLATYLAAIQAGADAVDGAVSSMAGTTSQPSLSSIVAATDHSDRTTGLDLQAIGDLEPYWESVRKIYAPFEAGLASPTGRVYHHEIPGGQLSNLRTQAIALGLGDRFEDIEAMYAAADKILGHLVKVTPSSKVVGDLALHLVGAGVSPADFEAEPNKFDIPDSVIGFLRGELGDPPGGWPEPFRTKALEGRAAAKPVVELSEEDRTALAAEPRRTLNRLLFPGPTKEFEAHREAYGDTSVLPSKDFFYGLRPGEEYQVDLEPGVRLLIELEAIGEADERGMRTVMSTLNGQLRPIQIRDRSIASDVPATEKADKGNPKQVAAPFAGVVTLQVAEGDTVEAGATVATIEAMKMEASITASTGGRVARLAITNVQQVEGGDLLLVLE, encoded by the coding sequence ATGTTCCGCAAGGTGCTGGTGGCCAACCGCGGCGAGATCGCCATCCGCGCGTTCCGCGCCGGTTACGAACTGGGCGCCGGGACGGTCGCCGTGTTTCCGCACGAAGACCGCAACTCGCTGCACCGGCTGAAGGCCGACGAGGCGTACGAGATCGGCGAACCCGGTCACCCCGTGCGCGCCTACCTCTCGGTCGACGAGATCGTCGCCGCCGCGAAGAAGGCGGGAGCCGACGCCGTCTACCCCGGCTACGGCTTCCTCTCCGAGAACCCCGATCTCGCGCGCGCGTGCGAGGAAGCGGGCATCACCTTCGTCGGGCCGAGCGCCGACATCCTCGAACTCACCGGTAACAAGGCGCGCGCGGTCAAGGCCGCGCGGGAGGCCGGGGTGCCGGTGCTCGGGTCGTCCGAGCCGTCGAGTGACGTCGACACGCTGGTCGCGGCCGCCGAGGAGCTGGGCTTCCCCGTCTTCGTCAAGGCCGTCGCCGGCGGTGGCGGGCGCGGCATGCGCCGGGTCGAGGACCCCGCCCTGCTGCGCGAGTCCATCGAGGCCGCCGCGCGGGAGGCCGAGTCCGCCTTCGGCGACCCGACCGTCTTCCTCGAGAAGGCCGTCGTCGAGCCGCGGCACATCGAGGTGCAGATCCTCGCCGACGGCGAGGGCAACGTCATCCACCTCTTCGAGCGCGACTGCTCGGTGCAGCGGCGCCACCAGAAGGTCATCGAGCTGGCCCCGGCCCCGAACCTCGACCCCGAGCTGCGGATGCGCATCTGCGCCGACGCGGTCAAGTTCGCCCGCCAGATCGGCTACCGCAACGCCGGCACCGTCGAGTTCCTGCTCGACAAGCAAGGCAAGCACGTCTTCATCGAGATGAACCCGCGCATCCAGGTCGAGCACACGGTCACCGAAGAGGTCACCGACGTCGACCTCGTGCAGTCGCAGCTGCGGATCGCCGCCGGCGAGACCCTCGCCGACCTCGGCCTGTCCCAGGACAAGATCTACCTGCGCGGCGCCGCCCTGCAGTGCCGGATCACCACCGAGGACCCGGCCAACGGCTTCCGCCCGGACACCGGCATGATCTCCGCCTACCGCTCGCCGGGCGGCTCCGGTATCCGGCTCGACGGCGGCACCGCCTTCTCCGGCACCGAGATCAGCGCCCACTTCGACTCGCTGCTGGTCAAGCTCACCTGCCGGGGCCGCGACTTCGACACCGCCGTCGGCCGCGCGCGCCGCGCCGTCGCCGAGTTCCGGATCCGCGGGGTCGCGACGAACATCCCGTTCCTGCAGGCCGTCCTCGACGACCCGGACTTCCGCGCCGGGCGCGTGACGACCTCGTTCATCGAGGAGCGCCCGCACCTGCTCACCGCCCGGTCCTCGGCCGACCGCGGCACGAAGCTGCTCACCTACCTCGCCGACCAGACGGTCAACAAGCCGCACGGCGAGCGCCCGAAGACGCCGGACGCCACGCTGAAGCTCCCGAAGCTGCCGGAGGACGCGCAGCCGGCGCCGGGTTCGAAGCAGAAGCTCGCCGAGCTGGGGCCGGCCGGGTTCGCAGAGTGGCTGCGGAAGTCGCCGCACATCGGCGTCACCGACACGACGTTCCGGGACGCGCACCAGTCGCTGCTCGCCACCCGTGTCCGGACGAAGGACCTCCTCGCGGTCGCGCCGGTCGTCGCGAACACCCTGCCGCAGCTGCTTTCGCTGGAGTGCTGGGGCGGCGCGACCTACGACGTGGCGCTGCGGTTCCTGGCCGAGGACCCGTGGGAGCGGCTGGCCGCGCTGCGCGAGGCTGTGCCGAACATCTGCCTGCAGATGCTGCTGCGCGGGCGCAACACCGTCGGGTACACGCCGTACCCGACCGAGGTGACGACCGCGTTCGTCGACGAGGCCACCAAGACCGGGATCGACATCTTCCGGATCTTCGACGCGCTCAACGACGTCGAGCAGATGCGCCCGGCCATCGAAGCCGTGCGCGAGACCGGGACGGCCGTCGCCGAGGTGGCGTTGTGCTACACCTCGGACCTGTCCGATCCGGGCGAGAAGCTCTACACGCTCGACTACTACCTCAAGCTGGCCGAGCAGATCGTCGGTGCCGGGGCGCACGTCCTGGCGATCAAGGACATGGCCGGGCTGCTGCGCGCGCCCGCGGCGACCAAGCTGGTCACCGCGCTGCGCAAGGAGTTCGACCTGCCGGTGCACATCCACACCCACGACACCGCGGGCGGCCAGCTGGCCACCTACCTCGCGGCGATCCAGGCGGGCGCGGACGCCGTCGACGGCGCCGTGTCGTCGATGGCGGGCACCACGTCGCAGCCGTCGCTGTCGTCGATCGTGGCGGCCACCGACCACTCCGACCGCACCACCGGGCTCGACCTGCAGGCGATCGGCGACCTGGAGCCGTACTGGGAGAGCGTGCGCAAGATCTACGCGCCGTTCGAGGCCGGGCTGGCGTCGCCGACCGGGCGCGTCTACCACCACGAGATCCCCGGCGGGCAGCTGTCGAACCTGCGCACCCAAGCCATCGCGCTGGGCCTGGGCGACCGGTTCGAGGACATCGAAGCGATGTACGCCGCGGCCGACAAGATCCTCGGCCACCTGGTGAAGGTGACGCCGTCCTCGAAGGTCGTCGGCGACCTGGCGCTGCACCTGGTCGGCGCGGGCGTCTCGCCGGCCGACTTCGAGGCCGAGCCGAACAAGTTCGACATCCCCGACTCGGTGATCGGCTTCCTGCGCGGCGAGCTGGGCGACCCGCCCGGCGGCTGGCCGGAGCCGTTCCGCACCAAGGCCCTCGAAGGCCGCGCGGCGGCGAAGCCGGTCGTCGAACTGTCCGAAGAGGACCGGACCGCACTGGCGGCTGAACCGCGCCGGACGCTCAACCGGCTGCTGTTCCCCGGCCCGACGAAGGAGTTCGAAGCCCACCGCGAGGCCTACGGTGACACGTCGGTGCTGCCCAGCAAGGACTTCTTCTACGGGCTGCGCCCGGGCGAGGAGTACCAGGTCGACCTGGAGCCGGGCGTGCGGCTGCTCATCGAGCTGGAGGCCATCGGCGAGGCCGACGAACGCGGCATGCGCACGGTGATGTCGACGCTCAACGGCCAGCTGCGCCCGATCCAGATCCGCGACCGCTCGATCGCCTCCGACGTCCCGGCGACCGAGAAGGCCGACAAGGGCAACCCGAAGCAGGTCGCGGCGCCGTTCGCCGGCGTGGTGACGCTGCAGGTCGCCGAGGGCGACACGGTCGAGGCCGGTGCCACGGTCGCGACGATCGAGGCGATGAAGATGGAGGCGTCGATCACCGCGTCCACCGGCGGCCGGGTGGCCAGGCTGGCGATCACGAACGTCCAGCAGGTCGAGGGCGGTGACCTGCTGCTGGTGCTGGAGTGA
- a CDS encoding S8 family peptidase, which yields MLLAAMTAVLAGQAAAGGVQPDPPSWGLDRIDQRTGQDHAYHYATDASSVSIYVIDSGVDAKHPDFQGRVAPGRDFLGGGSDTSDTNGHGTRLAGLAAGKDYGVAKGAQIVPVRVLDKDGGGATDRIIAGIDWVAQNAQQPAVAVLGIGGVPNDRLDAAVKRLAAVVPVAVPAGSETADASGFSPGRVAEALTVAASDAQDRPDKASNFGQDVDLYAPGVDIPAPIAGGAGAGPESGTSMAAAFAAGVAALYRAQHPEAAPAQVDQALVQAATPDALQGVPDGTANRLLYAPPGG from the coding sequence ATGCTTCTCGCGGCGATGACGGCCGTGCTCGCCGGGCAGGCCGCCGCCGGCGGTGTGCAGCCGGACCCGCCCAGCTGGGGGCTCGACCGGATCGACCAGCGCACCGGGCAGGACCACGCCTACCACTACGCAACGGACGCTTCGAGCGTCTCGATCTACGTCATCGACAGCGGCGTGGACGCGAAGCACCCCGACTTCCAGGGCCGCGTCGCGCCGGGGCGGGACTTCCTCGGCGGCGGCTCGGACACCTCCGACACCAACGGCCACGGCACACGGCTCGCCGGGCTCGCCGCGGGGAAGGACTACGGCGTCGCGAAGGGCGCGCAGATCGTGCCGGTGCGGGTGCTCGACAAGGACGGCGGCGGCGCGACCGACCGGATCATCGCGGGCATCGACTGGGTCGCCCAGAACGCCCAGCAGCCCGCGGTCGCCGTCCTCGGCATCGGCGGCGTGCCCAACGACCGGCTCGACGCCGCGGTGAAACGGCTGGCGGCGGTGGTCCCGGTCGCGGTCCCGGCGGGCAGCGAGACCGCCGACGCGAGCGGGTTCTCGCCGGGCCGCGTGGCCGAGGCGCTGACCGTCGCGGCGAGCGACGCCCAGGACCGGCCGGACAAGGCGTCGAACTTCGGCCAGGACGTCGACCTGTACGCGCCGGGCGTGGACATCCCGGCCCCGATCGCGGGCGGCGCGGGAGCGGGCCCGGAATCGGGCACCTCGATGGCGGCGGCGTTCGCGGCCGGGGTGGCGGCGCTGTACCGCGCCCAGCACCCGGAGGCGGCACCGGCCCAAGTGGACCAAGCGCTTGTTCAGGCGGCGACCCCGGACGCGCTGCAGGGCGTTCCGGACGGCACGGCCAACCGGCTGCTCTACGCGCCGCCCGGCGGCTGA
- a CDS encoding caspase, EACC1-associated type, producing the protein MAGRRRALIVANGEYDNAGLQRLGSPAADADALAGVLGDRAISDFEVRVVRNETAHVVQAEIEDLCAEGRPDDVLLLHFSCHGLKDDSGGLFFAARNTRPDRLRSTAVPADFVRLCIRQSRSRSIVLLLDCCYGGAFAQGVTVRASGEANVLDSFRGGRGRAVITASNSIEYAFEGARLAEGQPAQPSVFTSALVEGLRTGEADRDEDGWIALGELYEYLFDRVRERNPKQTPSRDIEMQGELYLAKSRRRRIKPSPVPADLAAAIEAENPFTRLGAVAELRRRLASDNLPVAMGAFEALKTMAATDIEHVAAAASDALGSALVQVAVPSVRLSAAPGEVASAELRTAGPPVAREVRFEASHAWIGVAETASGAELRVTAGESGTRRGKVVVRGPTGEVVVAVEIETLPVVEPEPVVVPKPQSVVEPEPVVAPEHQPVVEPEPVVAPEPVVEREPEPVVAHEPEPQAIVEPAPVAAPEAEAVAETGARPVAPGPVDPVGGFAGILAITGALFAFLGLGLYYRYGEYSLADYRPGMPVYVVLVAGTALLAGILTLAPRARRHVGPALLAGAGLGALFGLLRFLGDLITLSQDGSSDLSAGFAFLLLAHLALVVAGTSALVVLRRAGGFGAGRVRGWDGWVAIGLGLVAAGGWAGQLAELADHDRSDGGRAAAYFVLGALLAVVVPVLALVLRPAGLRWAVLAGGTAGLLGVLAPTFAAVLEHSSLTYAGQIVATIALVLLAADVVVLAVRARNQPIERRP; encoded by the coding sequence ATGGCGGGGCGGAGGCGGGCGTTGATCGTCGCCAACGGCGAGTACGACAACGCGGGGCTGCAGCGGCTGGGCTCGCCCGCGGCGGACGCCGACGCCCTCGCCGGAGTGCTCGGTGACCGGGCGATCAGCGACTTCGAGGTCCGCGTCGTGCGCAACGAGACCGCGCACGTCGTGCAGGCTGAGATCGAAGACCTCTGCGCGGAGGGCCGTCCCGACGACGTCCTGCTGCTGCATTTTTCCTGCCACGGCCTGAAAGACGACTCGGGCGGGCTGTTCTTCGCCGCCCGCAACACCCGGCCGGACCGGCTGCGGTCGACGGCGGTGCCGGCGGACTTCGTGCGGCTGTGCATCCGGCAGAGCCGCTCGCGCAGCATCGTGCTGCTGCTGGACTGCTGCTACGGCGGGGCGTTCGCCCAGGGCGTCACGGTACGGGCGTCGGGCGAGGCGAACGTGCTGGACAGCTTCCGCGGTGGCCGCGGCCGGGCGGTCATCACGGCGTCGAACTCGATCGAGTACGCCTTCGAAGGCGCGCGATTGGCGGAAGGACAGCCGGCGCAGCCTTCGGTGTTCACGTCGGCGTTGGTGGAAGGCCTGCGCACGGGCGAGGCCGACCGCGACGAGGACGGCTGGATCGCGCTGGGCGAGCTGTACGAGTACCTGTTCGACCGCGTCCGCGAGCGCAACCCGAAGCAGACACCGAGCCGTGACATCGAGATGCAGGGCGAGCTGTACCTGGCGAAGAGCAGGCGGCGGCGCATCAAGCCGTCGCCGGTCCCGGCCGACCTGGCGGCGGCGATCGAGGCGGAGAACCCGTTCACCCGCCTGGGCGCGGTGGCGGAGCTGCGGCGAAGGCTGGCGAGCGACAACCTGCCGGTGGCCATGGGAGCGTTCGAAGCACTGAAGACGATGGCGGCGACGGACATCGAGCACGTGGCCGCGGCGGCCTCGGACGCACTGGGCTCCGCGCTGGTGCAGGTGGCGGTGCCGTCGGTGCGGCTGTCGGCGGCGCCCGGGGAGGTGGCGTCGGCGGAGCTGCGGACGGCGGGGCCGCCCGTGGCGCGTGAGGTGCGGTTCGAGGCTTCGCACGCGTGGATCGGCGTCGCGGAGACGGCGTCGGGCGCGGAGCTGAGGGTGACGGCGGGCGAGTCGGGCACGCGGCGGGGGAAGGTCGTGGTCCGCGGTCCCACCGGTGAGGTCGTGGTGGCGGTGGAGATCGAGACGCTCCCGGTCGTCGAGCCGGAGCCGGTCGTGGTGCCGAAACCCCAGTCGGTCGTCGAGCCGGAGCCGGTCGTGGCGCCGGAGCACCAGCCGGTCGTCGAGCCAGAACCGGTCGTGGCGCCGGAGCCGGTGGTGGAGCGGGAGCCCGAGCCGGTCGTGGCGCATGAGCCTGAGCCTCAGGCCATTGTGGAGCCTGCGCCGGTGGCCGCGCCGGAGGCCGAAGCCGTCGCCGAGACCGGGGCCCGGCCCGTCGCGCCCGGGCCGGTGGATCCGGTCGGTGGCTTCGCCGGCATCCTCGCCATCACCGGCGCGCTCTTCGCCTTCCTCGGACTCGGCCTCTACTACCGCTACGGCGAGTACAGTCTCGCCGACTACCGGCCGGGCATGCCCGTCTACGTCGTGCTCGTCGCCGGGACCGCCCTGCTCGCCGGCATCCTGACCCTCGCTCCGCGTGCCCGCCGGCACGTCGGCCCCGCGCTGCTGGCCGGGGCCGGGCTCGGTGCGCTCTTCGGCTTGCTTCGCTTCCTCGGCGATCTCATCACCCTCTCCCAGGACGGCTCCTCGGACCTCAGCGCGGGCTTCGCCTTCCTGCTGCTCGCCCACCTCGCGCTCGTCGTCGCCGGGACGTCCGCGCTCGTCGTGCTGAGGCGGGCCGGGGGATTCGGGGCCGGGCGGGTGCGGGGCTGGGACGGCTGGGTGGCGATCGGGCTCGGGCTGGTCGCCGCCGGTGGCTGGGCCGGGCAGCTCGCCGAACTGGCCGACCACGACCGCAGCGACGGCGGGCGGGCGGCGGCCTACTTCGTGCTCGGGGCGTTGCTCGCCGTTGTCGTTCCCGTCCTCGCCCTTGTCCTTCGCCCCGCCGGGCTGCGCTGGGCCGTGCTCGCCGGCGGGACCGCGGGACTGCTGGGCGTCCTCGCGCCGACGTTCGCGGCCGTGCTCGAGCACTCCTCCCTGACCTACGCCGGCCAGATCGTCGCCACCATCGCTCTCGTGCTGCTGGCCGCCGACGTCGTCGTGCTCGCCGTGCGGGCGCGGAATCAGCCGATCGAGCGACGGCCCTGA
- a CDS encoding erythromycin esterase family protein, whose product MPETVAVTEIADLVGDAEVVAIGENNHHIREFGVLRDRLLRHLVDERGFTVLGFESGFPEGHLVDAWLRGGPGDVAGIARDGFTFGLGDSAEVHGMLTWLRGRDVRFYGLDVPSSAGSPVPALRALREHLERVDPAAVSLVDTALKACQPYASVSSAVAPARYKEMSTEARDAATTALTILKGHVESLAPGYGQVAVHLAEGALRVDLYLRELDALMAGQAPEPQSSSRDTYMAATVRLLRRLHPGEKVVLMLHNGHLQRVPFSPMPGMTAPSAGTHLAAELGDRYFALALTAVSGTTTGLVPDETGRLGFRMFEQALEAPADGGVEAVLADRAPCVVASPAASSIRHAHMAVRVDVAAAFDAVVCLKGQETIFRAEAG is encoded by the coding sequence ATGCCAGAAACCGTCGCTGTCACCGAGATCGCCGACCTCGTCGGCGACGCCGAAGTCGTCGCCATCGGCGAGAACAACCATCACATCCGCGAGTTCGGCGTGCTGCGCGACCGGCTGCTGCGCCACCTCGTCGACGAGCGCGGGTTCACCGTGCTGGGGTTCGAAAGCGGGTTCCCGGAAGGGCACCTGGTCGACGCGTGGCTTCGGGGCGGCCCCGGTGACGTCGCCGGCATCGCCCGCGACGGCTTCACCTTCGGCCTCGGCGACTCGGCCGAGGTGCACGGGATGCTGACCTGGCTGCGCGGCCGGGACGTCCGGTTCTACGGGCTCGACGTGCCGAGTTCGGCGGGCTCGCCGGTGCCGGCGTTGCGGGCGCTGCGCGAGCACCTCGAGCGCGTGGACCCGGCCGCGGTGTCCCTCGTGGACACGGCGCTGAAGGCGTGCCAGCCGTACGCGTCGGTGAGCAGCGCCGTCGCTCCCGCGCGCTACAAGGAGATGAGCACCGAAGCGCGGGACGCGGCGACGACGGCGTTGACCATCCTCAAAGGACACGTCGAATCGCTTGCGCCGGGCTACGGCCAGGTCGCCGTGCATCTGGCCGAAGGCGCCCTGCGCGTCGACCTGTACCTGCGTGAGCTGGACGCGCTGATGGCCGGGCAGGCGCCGGAGCCGCAGAGCTCGTCGCGCGACACGTACATGGCGGCGACCGTCCGGTTGCTGCGCCGCCTGCACCCGGGCGAGAAGGTCGTGCTGATGCTCCACAACGGACACCTCCAGCGGGTGCCGTTCTCGCCGATGCCGGGCATGACGGCGCCGTCGGCGGGCACGCACCTGGCCGCGGAGCTGGGTGACCGGTACTTCGCGCTCGCGCTCACGGCCGTTTCGGGGACGACGACCGGGCTCGTCCCCGACGAAACCGGGCGGCTCGGGTTCCGGATGTTCGAGCAGGCCCTCGAAGCGCCCGCGGACGGCGGGGTCGAGGCGGTGCTGGCCGATCGGGCGCCGTGCGTGGTCGCGAGCCCGGCGGCGTCGAGCATCCGGCACGCGCACATGGCGGTGCGGGTCGACGTCGCGGCCGCCTTCGACGCCGTCGTCTGCCTGAAAGGGCAGGAAACGATTTTCCGGGCGGAGGCGGGGTAG
- a CDS encoding TetR/AcrR family transcriptional regulator — protein MASEFSGTRRPGGRTGRTRLAALNATLELLGERGYAELTVEAVAERSGVHKTTLYRRWESAEGLVAAALLMGTEQPWEAPDTGSLEGDLREVNLELVHYFTAPGERELPTASISAAFLSPRAAEALREFYVDRHARSAPIVERAAGRGEVPLGTDPVEVVRVACGPIFYRLFVSREGVTPQDADVAARAAAAAAKAGVFTAKTGGTASPPA, from the coding sequence TTGGCTTCCGAGTTTTCCGGCACGCGACGGCCGGGCGGCCGCACCGGGCGGACCCGCCTCGCCGCGCTGAACGCCACCCTGGAGCTGCTCGGCGAACGCGGGTACGCGGAGCTGACCGTCGAGGCGGTCGCCGAGCGCTCCGGCGTGCACAAGACGACGCTGTACCGCCGGTGGGAGTCCGCCGAAGGCCTGGTCGCGGCGGCCCTGCTGATGGGCACCGAGCAGCCGTGGGAAGCCCCGGACACCGGGTCGCTGGAGGGTGACCTGCGCGAGGTCAACCTGGAGCTGGTGCACTACTTCACCGCGCCGGGCGAGCGCGAGCTGCCGACGGCGTCGATCTCGGCGGCGTTTTTGTCCCCGCGCGCCGCGGAGGCCCTGCGCGAGTTCTACGTCGACCGCCACGCCCGGTCCGCGCCGATCGTCGAGCGGGCCGCCGGCCGCGGCGAGGTCCCGCTCGGCACCGACCCGGTGGAGGTCGTGCGCGTGGCGTGCGGGCCGATCTTCTACCGCTTGTTCGTCTCCCGCGAAGGCGTGACCCCGCAGGACGCCGACGTGGCCGCGAGAGCCGCCGCGGCCGCCGCGAAAGCCGGCGTGTTCACGGCAAAGACCGGCGGTACCGCGTCTCCTCCAGCGTGA
- a CDS encoding GNAT family N-acetyltransferase has translation MIRPATVADAAAIGEIHVRSWQAAYAGLLPDDFLAGLSASSRAASWARRIGEGIGRVLVAEEDGVLAGFAAFGDGQLYALYLLPEYWGRGLGRALHDRVIEELTGDSAVLWVLSTNERAKAFYVRQGWVDDGVTQTETIDGGRVTLEETRYRRSLP, from the coding sequence TTGATCCGGCCGGCCACGGTCGCCGACGCGGCCGCGATCGGCGAGATCCACGTGCGGTCGTGGCAGGCGGCGTACGCGGGCCTGCTCCCGGACGATTTCCTCGCCGGGCTCTCGGCTTCCTCACGCGCCGCGTCGTGGGCGCGGCGCATCGGCGAGGGCATCGGCCGGGTGCTGGTCGCCGAGGAGGACGGCGTCCTCGCCGGGTTCGCCGCATTCGGGGACGGGCAGCTCTACGCGCTGTACCTGCTGCCGGAGTACTGGGGTCGCGGTCTCGGCCGGGCGCTGCACGACCGGGTCATCGAGGAGCTGACCGGCGACAGCGCCGTCCTGTGGGTGCTGTCGACGAACGAACGGGCGAAGGCGTTCTACGTCCGGCAGGGCTGGGTGGACGACGGCGTGACCCAGACCGAGACCATCGACGGCGGCCGGGTCACGCTGGAGGAGACGCGGTACCGCCGGTCTTTGCCGTGA
- the recG gene encoding ATP-dependent DNA helicase RecG — MAGLRDKLPLLLGAKTAKALSTALGIETVSDLLRHYPRRYAERGELTDIAGLELGEHATVMARIEKVSKRRMKSRNGTILDMVITDGKKRLTCAFFNQAWREKELVPGKTGLFAGKVSAFRDTLQLTNPEYELFEADRADEAMDDFLAAIIPVYPAAQGMPTWSIAKCVRQVLDVLEVDEDPMPAELRRLHKLSDLDTALHGIHRPSNWAHLEASKKRLKWDEAMAVQLIFAQRRHSAVSRPAKANPHVSGGILDAFDKRLPFDLTAGQRGIGDEIAADLASDHPMNRLLQGEVGSGKTVVALRAMLQVVDNGRQAAMLAPTEVLAAQHARSLREMLGDLGQAGELGAAENATRVTLLTGSMGAKERKKALLEIVSGEAGIVVGTHALIQDHVEFADLGLAVVDEQHRFGVEQRDALRTRGAGDTSPHVLVMTATPIPRTVAMTVYGDLEVSALREMPVGRSPISTTVVPVAEKPAWFDRIWQRVREEVGKGHQAYVVCPRIGDEPPSDKSDKRPPLAVLDVAPELEHGPLQGLKIGVLHGRMPPDDKDAVMRAFSAGQLDVLVATTVIEVGVNVPNATAMVIMDADRFGVSQLHQLRGRVGRGSVPGLCLLVTEALDGTATRERLAAVESTTDGFELSRLDLELRREGDILGAAQSGKRSGLKLLSLLRDEDVIAASRASAQEIVDQDPELKKYRGLAQMVADVVDLERAEYLEKS; from the coding sequence ATGGCCGGATTGCGCGACAAGCTGCCGTTGCTGCTGGGCGCCAAGACGGCGAAGGCGCTCTCCACGGCGTTGGGCATCGAGACGGTCAGCGACCTGCTGCGCCACTACCCGCGCCGCTACGCCGAGCGCGGCGAGCTCACCGACATCGCCGGGCTGGAGCTCGGCGAGCACGCGACCGTCATGGCGCGCATCGAAAAGGTGAGCAAGCGGCGGATGAAGTCACGCAACGGGACCATCCTCGACATGGTGATCACCGACGGCAAGAAGCGTCTGACCTGCGCCTTCTTCAACCAGGCGTGGCGCGAAAAAGAGCTGGTGCCCGGCAAGACCGGCCTGTTCGCCGGCAAGGTCTCCGCCTTCCGCGACACGCTGCAGCTGACCAACCCCGAGTACGAGCTCTTCGAGGCCGACCGCGCGGACGAGGCGATGGACGACTTCCTCGCCGCGATCATCCCGGTGTACCCGGCCGCGCAGGGCATGCCGACCTGGTCGATCGCTAAGTGCGTGCGGCAGGTCTTGGACGTCCTGGAGGTCGACGAGGACCCGATGCCCGCGGAGCTGCGGCGGCTGCACAAGCTGTCCGACCTCGACACCGCCCTGCACGGCATCCACCGTCCGAGCAACTGGGCGCACCTGGAGGCGTCGAAGAAGCGGCTCAAGTGGGACGAGGCGATGGCCGTCCAGCTGATCTTCGCGCAGCGGCGGCACTCCGCGGTCTCGCGGCCGGCGAAGGCGAACCCGCACGTCAGCGGGGGGATCCTGGACGCGTTCGACAAGCGGCTGCCGTTCGACCTGACCGCCGGGCAGCGGGGGATCGGCGACGAGATCGCCGCGGACCTCGCCTCCGACCACCCGATGAACCGGCTGCTGCAGGGCGAGGTCGGCTCGGGCAAGACGGTCGTCGCGCTGCGGGCGATGCTGCAGGTCGTCGACAACGGGCGGCAGGCCGCGATGCTGGCCCCGACCGAGGTCCTCGCCGCGCAGCACGCGCGGTCGCTGCGGGAAATGCTCGGCGACCTCGGCCAGGCCGGCGAGCTGGGCGCGGCGGAGAACGCCACCCGCGTCACGCTGCTCACCGGCTCGATGGGCGCGAAGGAGCGCAAGAAGGCGCTGCTGGAGATCGTCAGCGGGGAAGCGGGCATCGTCGTCGGCACGCACGCGCTCATCCAGGACCACGTCGAGTTCGCCGACCTCGGCCTCGCCGTCGTCGACGAGCAGCACCGCTTCGGCGTCGAGCAGCGGGACGCGCTGCGCACCCGCGGGGCCGGCGACACGAGCCCGCACGTCCTGGTCATGACCGCGACGCCGATTCCGCGCACGGTGGCGATGACCGTGTACGGCGACCTGGAGGTGTCGGCGCTGCGCGAGATGCCGGTCGGGCGGTCCCCGATCTCGACCACGGTCGTGCCGGTCGCCGAGAAACCCGCCTGGTTCGACCGGATCTGGCAGCGGGTCCGCGAAGAGGTCGGCAAGGGGCATCAGGCGTACGTCGTGTGCCCGCGCATCGGCGACGAGCCGCCGTCGGACAAGAGCGACAAGCGGCCGCCGCTCGCGGTGCTGGACGTCGCGCCCGAGCTGGAGCACGGGCCGTTGCAGGGCCTGAAGATCGGCGTGCTGCACGGCCGGATGCCGCCCGACGACAAGGACGCGGTGATGCGCGCGTTCTCCGCGGGGCAGCTCGACGTCCTCGTGGCCACCACAGTGATCGAGGTCGGCGTCAACGTGCCGAACGCGACGGCGATGGTGATCATGGACGCCGACCGGTTCGGCGTCAGCCAGCTGCACCAGCTGCGCGGCCGCGTCGGCCGGGGCAGCGTGCCCGGCCTGTGCCTGCTGGTCACGGAGGCGCTCGACGGCACGGCGACGCGCGAACGGCTGGCGGCCGTCGAGTCCACGACGGACGGCTTCGAGCTGTCCCGGCTGGACCTGGAGCTGCGCCGCGAAGGCGACATCCTCGGCGCCGCGCAGTCGGGCAAGCGGTCCGGGCTGAAGCTGCTTTCGCTGCTGCGGGACGAAGACGTCATCGCCGCGTCGCGGGCCAGCGCGCAGGAGATCGTCGACCAGGATCCGGAGCTGAAGAAGTACCGCGGGCTCGCGCAGATGGTCGCCGACGTCGTCGATCTGGAACGCGCGGAATACCTGGAGAAGAGTTGA